A window of Vidua chalybeata isolate OUT-0048 chromosome 27, bVidCha1 merged haplotype, whole genome shotgun sequence contains these coding sequences:
- the TMEM259 gene encoding membralin isoform X1 codes for MSENQPNANNHHPANNAGAAGGNNRGVRNPNLNQNPLINVRDRLFHALFFKMAVTYARLFPPSFRRVFEFFVLLKALFVLFILAYIHIAFSRSPINCLEHVRDKWPRDGILRVEIQRNSSRAPIFLQFCGVEKFPGMVVESTTEEEEEEEEEMTVDMFENSSIKFELDIEPKVFLKPSRVSSTELPHNDSQEFSFSDAATKGMQPLRETVSEFEMLARAVWPQEEYIVEYSLEYGFLRLSQSTRQRLSIPVMVVTLDPTRDQCFGDRFSRLLLDEFLGYDDILMSSVKALAENEENKGFLRNVVSGEHYRFVSMWMARTSYLAAFVIMVIFTLSVSMLLRYSHHQIFVFIVDLLQMLEMNMTIAFPAAPLLTVILALVGMEAIMSEFFNDTTTAFYIILIVWLADQYDAICCHTNTSKRHWLRFFYLYHFAFYAYHYRFNGQYSSLALVTSWLFIQHSMIYFFHHYELPAILQQIRIQEMLLQNQQVGQGTQTTLQDNLNNNTTAAPVEAGGRRAPLAAGPLGEGSGPAALTPGEASSVIAAAASVGSDLNWVAETAAIVTEASFLSDLSTTLLEPAVVHEAMANGTPQEAATASGLVARIRVSSDHPETAMGSITIEVTSTSVVAAADASPAAGAAPLAPLQEGVVPSPSLPKQTEALEGSNSRAKPSGKNCTGSSSVAEPLPALGGDSDQDRGLEDRGESSSCPAPAERTPSSEPSSRNLS; via the exons ATGTCCGAGAACCAGCCGAACGCCAACAACCACCACCCGGCCAACAACGCCGGGGCCGCCGGCGGCAACAACCGGGGCGTCCGCAACCCCAACCTCAACCAAAACCCCCTGATCAATGTGCGGGACCGCCTCTTCCACGCGCTGTTCTTCAAGATGGCAGTGACCTACGCGcgcctcttccctccctccttccgCCGCGTCTTCGAGTTCTTCGTTCTTCTCAAG GCTCTCTTTGTGCTCTTCATCCTGGCCTACATCCACATCGCCTTCTCCCGCTCTCCCATCAACTGCCTGGAGCACGTGCGGGATAAGTGGCCCCGCGATGGCATCTTGCGGGTGGAAATCCAGCGCAACTCCAGCCGGGCCCCCATCTTCCTGCAGTTCTGCGGGGTCGAGAAGTTCCCAGGAATGGTGGTTGAGTCCACgactgaggaagaggaggaggaggaggaagaaatgaCTGTGGATATGTTTGAAAACAGCTCCATCAAG TTTGAGCTGGATATCGAGCCCAAGGTGTTCCTCAAGCCATCCCgggtgagcagcactgagctgccCCACAACGACAGCCAGGAGTTCTCGTTTAGTGACGCAGCCACTAAAGGTATGCAGCCTCTGCGGGAGACTGTGTCCGAGTTTGAGATGCTAGCCCGAGCAG TGTGGCCACAGGAGGAGTACATTGTGGAATATTCTCTGGAATACGGCTTCCTGCGCCTGTCCCAGAGCACACGGCAGCGCCTCAGCATCCCCGTCATGGTGGTGACCCTGG ATCCTACGAGGGATCAATGCTTTGGGGACAGGTTCAGCCGCCTGCTGCTGGACGAGTTCCTCGGCTACGATGATATCCTGATGTCGAGTGTCAAAGCTTTAGCTGAAAACGAGGAAAACAAAG GTTTCCTTCGCAACGTGGTGTCTGGGGAGCATTATCGTTTTGTCAGCATGTGGATGGCCAGGACATCCTACCTGGCAGCCTTCGTCATCATGGTCATCTTC ACTCTCTCCGTCTCGATGCTGCTGCGCTACTCACACCATCAGATCTTTGTCTTCATTG tTGACCTGTTGCAGATGCTGGAGATGAACATGACCATTGCgttccctgctgctccactcCTCACTGTCATCCTGGCTCTGGTCG gtaTGGAGGCCATAATGTCTGAGTTCTTCAATGACACCACAACTGCTTTCTACATCATCCTCATCGTGTGGCTGGCGGACCAGTACGACGCGATCTGCTGCCACACCAACACCAGCAAGAGGCACTGGCTCAG ATTCTTCTACTTGTACCACTTTGCCTTCTACGCCTACCACTACCGCTTCAATGGGCAGTACAGCAGCCTGGCACTTGTCACCTCCTGGCTCTTCATCCAG CACTCGATGATTTACTTCTTCCACCACTACGAGCTGCCAGCCATCCTGCAGCAGATCCGGAtccaggagatgctgctgcagaacCAGCAGGTCGGGCAGGGCACCCAGACCACGCTGCAGGACAACCTCAACAACAACACCACGGCTGCCCCAGTCGAGGCCGGGGGCCGCCGAGCCCCGCTGGCCGCCGGGCCCCTCGGGGAGGGCAGCGGTCCGGCCGCCCTGACCCCCGGCGAGGCCTCCAGCGTcatcgccgccgccgcctccgtGGGCAGTGACCTGAACTGGGTGGCCGAGACGGCCGCCATCGTGACAGAGGCCTCGTTTCTGTCTGACCTGAGCACCACCCTCCTGGAGCCCGCCGTGGTGCACGAAGCCATGGCCAACGGGACCCCTCAGGAGGCGGCCACGGCCTCAGGGTTGGTCGCCCGCATCAGGGTCAGCAGCGACCACCCGGAGACGGCCATGGGCTCCATCACCATCGAGGTCACCTCGACGTCCGTGGTGGCTGCAGCAGATGCTTCCCccgctgctggggctgcccccctTGCCCCGCTGCAGGAGGGGGtggtccccagcccctcccttcCCAAGCAGACTGAGGCTCTCGAGGGCTCAAACAGCCGAGCGAAACCCAGTGGCAAAAACTGCAcgggcagcagcagtgtggcagagcccctgccagcctTGGGGGGGGACAGTGACCAGGACAGAGGTCTGGAGGACCGGggggagagcagctcctgcccagcaccagcagagaGAACGCCCAGCTCAGAGCCAAGCTCCAGGAACCTGTCCTGA
- the TMEM259 gene encoding membralin isoform X2, which yields MSENQPNANNHHPANNAGAAGGNNRGVRNPNLNQNPLINVRDRLFHALFFKMAVTYARLFPPSFRRVFEFFVLLKALFVLFILAYIHIAFSRSPINCLEHVRDKWPRDGILRVEIQRNSSRAPIFLQFCGVEKFPGMVVESTTEEEEEEEEEMTVDMFENSSIKFELDIEPKVFLKPSRVSSTELPHNDSQEFSFSDAATKVWPQEEYIVEYSLEYGFLRLSQSTRQRLSIPVMVVTLDPTRDQCFGDRFSRLLLDEFLGYDDILMSSVKALAENEENKGFLRNVVSGEHYRFVSMWMARTSYLAAFVIMVIFTLSVSMLLRYSHHQIFVFIVDLLQMLEMNMTIAFPAAPLLTVILALVGMEAIMSEFFNDTTTAFYIILIVWLADQYDAICCHTNTSKRHWLRFFYLYHFAFYAYHYRFNGQYSSLALVTSWLFIQHSMIYFFHHYELPAILQQIRIQEMLLQNQQVGQGTQTTLQDNLNNNTTAAPVEAGGRRAPLAAGPLGEGSGPAALTPGEASSVIAAAASVGSDLNWVAETAAIVTEASFLSDLSTTLLEPAVVHEAMANGTPQEAATASGLVARIRVSSDHPETAMGSITIEVTSTSVVAAADASPAAGAAPLAPLQEGVVPSPSLPKQTEALEGSNSRAKPSGKNCTGSSSVAEPLPALGGDSDQDRGLEDRGESSSCPAPAERTPSSEPSSRNLS from the exons ATGTCCGAGAACCAGCCGAACGCCAACAACCACCACCCGGCCAACAACGCCGGGGCCGCCGGCGGCAACAACCGGGGCGTCCGCAACCCCAACCTCAACCAAAACCCCCTGATCAATGTGCGGGACCGCCTCTTCCACGCGCTGTTCTTCAAGATGGCAGTGACCTACGCGcgcctcttccctccctccttccgCCGCGTCTTCGAGTTCTTCGTTCTTCTCAAG GCTCTCTTTGTGCTCTTCATCCTGGCCTACATCCACATCGCCTTCTCCCGCTCTCCCATCAACTGCCTGGAGCACGTGCGGGATAAGTGGCCCCGCGATGGCATCTTGCGGGTGGAAATCCAGCGCAACTCCAGCCGGGCCCCCATCTTCCTGCAGTTCTGCGGGGTCGAGAAGTTCCCAGGAATGGTGGTTGAGTCCACgactgaggaagaggaggaggaggaggaagaaatgaCTGTGGATATGTTTGAAAACAGCTCCATCAAG TTTGAGCTGGATATCGAGCCCAAGGTGTTCCTCAAGCCATCCCgggtgagcagcactgagctgccCCACAACGACAGCCAGGAGTTCTCGTTTAGTGACGCAGCCACTAAAG TGTGGCCACAGGAGGAGTACATTGTGGAATATTCTCTGGAATACGGCTTCCTGCGCCTGTCCCAGAGCACACGGCAGCGCCTCAGCATCCCCGTCATGGTGGTGACCCTGG ATCCTACGAGGGATCAATGCTTTGGGGACAGGTTCAGCCGCCTGCTGCTGGACGAGTTCCTCGGCTACGATGATATCCTGATGTCGAGTGTCAAAGCTTTAGCTGAAAACGAGGAAAACAAAG GTTTCCTTCGCAACGTGGTGTCTGGGGAGCATTATCGTTTTGTCAGCATGTGGATGGCCAGGACATCCTACCTGGCAGCCTTCGTCATCATGGTCATCTTC ACTCTCTCCGTCTCGATGCTGCTGCGCTACTCACACCATCAGATCTTTGTCTTCATTG tTGACCTGTTGCAGATGCTGGAGATGAACATGACCATTGCgttccctgctgctccactcCTCACTGTCATCCTGGCTCTGGTCG gtaTGGAGGCCATAATGTCTGAGTTCTTCAATGACACCACAACTGCTTTCTACATCATCCTCATCGTGTGGCTGGCGGACCAGTACGACGCGATCTGCTGCCACACCAACACCAGCAAGAGGCACTGGCTCAG ATTCTTCTACTTGTACCACTTTGCCTTCTACGCCTACCACTACCGCTTCAATGGGCAGTACAGCAGCCTGGCACTTGTCACCTCCTGGCTCTTCATCCAG CACTCGATGATTTACTTCTTCCACCACTACGAGCTGCCAGCCATCCTGCAGCAGATCCGGAtccaggagatgctgctgcagaacCAGCAGGTCGGGCAGGGCACCCAGACCACGCTGCAGGACAACCTCAACAACAACACCACGGCTGCCCCAGTCGAGGCCGGGGGCCGCCGAGCCCCGCTGGCCGCCGGGCCCCTCGGGGAGGGCAGCGGTCCGGCCGCCCTGACCCCCGGCGAGGCCTCCAGCGTcatcgccgccgccgcctccgtGGGCAGTGACCTGAACTGGGTGGCCGAGACGGCCGCCATCGTGACAGAGGCCTCGTTTCTGTCTGACCTGAGCACCACCCTCCTGGAGCCCGCCGTGGTGCACGAAGCCATGGCCAACGGGACCCCTCAGGAGGCGGCCACGGCCTCAGGGTTGGTCGCCCGCATCAGGGTCAGCAGCGACCACCCGGAGACGGCCATGGGCTCCATCACCATCGAGGTCACCTCGACGTCCGTGGTGGCTGCAGCAGATGCTTCCCccgctgctggggctgcccccctTGCCCCGCTGCAGGAGGGGGtggtccccagcccctcccttcCCAAGCAGACTGAGGCTCTCGAGGGCTCAAACAGCCGAGCGAAACCCAGTGGCAAAAACTGCAcgggcagcagcagtgtggcagagcccctgccagcctTGGGGGGGGACAGTGACCAGGACAGAGGTCTGGAGGACCGGggggagagcagctcctgcccagcaccagcagagaGAACGCCCAGCTCAGAGCCAAGCTCCAGGAACCTGTCCTGA
- the ABCA7 gene encoding phospholipid-transporting ATPase ABCA7 — MAVGTQLGLLLWKNFTYRRRQRIQLAIEILWPLFLFLILISVRRSHPPFKQHECHFPNKALPSAGTLPWLQGIICNMNNPCFRHATAGEAPGVVGNFDGSIVSRLLTEARQVLLRGHGQRLLRSFARLLPALRRLRDSGNQRRALPVREYLRENETFSRFLRTNTSLPPALVDELMGARLSPRIFSLASIRLPLKALVCNASVLGGFLVGGGADSTQSLQQGLCALPSSQLRAMEGSFLSQMDFPRLLTEQLSSEWGGIAGTVEALGSFLRDAASLMEEVSSMTSLAELRQEIVGLRAPNTSTDNFTALSRIACGHPEGGGLRIPSLNWYEDNDVKAFLDRNSSEQRPVASGSTSPFCRELLRSLESSPLSQIFWRGIKPLFVGKILYTPPGPGPDSVMAEVNRTFRELAVLGELGGAWQELGPRIYTLLNSSLEMQVLQDLLLAPSTAQLLDGFLNGTSWKLPELVTFLTGPAGGPGLTWHQVYADVDAVLSTLSQFMECVCLDKIEAVATEEQLVARALELLEEQQFWAAVVFQPPINATAPGLPPHVRYKIRMDIDDVTRTNKIKDRFWDPGPAADPFSDLRYVWGGFVYIQDLVEQAVVRVQTGAAPRTGVYVQQMPYPCYVDDVFLRVLNRSLPLFMTLAWIYSVAMIIKGVVHEKETRLKETMKTMGLSSGILWLSWFLSSFIPFLLSSALLVLILKLGNILPYSDPAVIFLFLSTFSVATISQCFLISTFFPRANLASACGGIIYFSLYLPYVLCVAWRDYITFPIRVLVSLLSPVAFGFGCEYFSLYEEQGVGIQWHNLAASPVPGDLYSFAAAVGLLLLDAVLYGLATWYLEGVFPGQYGIPKPWNFPFLKSYWFGESPSCGHSLYHTSPHTAPQVLVEEPPANLQPGVSIRNLVKVYGSSGRAAVNGLSLDFYEGQITSFLGHNGAGKTTTMSILTGLLPPTSGTAYILGWDIRSDIDSIRKSMGMCPQHNVLFDILTVEEHVWFYGRLKGLSEQQVQEEMEQLLQDTGLPHKRREQTRNLSGGMQRKLSVAIAFVGGSRVVILDEPTAGVDPFSRRSIWELLLKYRKGRTIILSTHYMDEAELLGDRTAIISQGRLCCCGSPLFLKARLGTGYHLTLVKRERSGTGNAGTVPGVAKKDGSDSEHSSDTGLGSERGSDTSAVDVAQLSALIQKLVPGSRLVEDIGHEVLFVLPYSGARDGAFGELFRELDARLGELGVSSYGISDTTLEEIFLKVAEDTALDTDTTGTMKGAVRGEMGDGDVADGEMAEEPRETDLLRGAAGQACGRVRGWALTCRQLRALFTKRMLHARRSTRGFFAQIVLPAVFVCIALLFSLIVPPFGRYPPLQLQPWMYGQQFTFFSNDAPGDPDTARLLEALLAEPGFGTKCMKEEGKATGLCPPASHPEGFSAPSAPPSLLEVLQRGNWTRAQPSPPCQCSGPGAHRMLPECPEGAGGLPPPQVQRGTGDILQNLTGRNISDYLVKTYPQIIRQELRNKKWVNEQRYGGFSLGAGSSQALPSAAEVDQAVLELRALLNITLGSPSDRLLANLSRFIEGLDARRNIKVWFNNKGWHAMVSFLNVASNGLLRARLPPGTDPARFGITATNHPLNLTKEQLSEAALMATSVDVLVSICVIFAMSFVPASFVVFLIEERVSKAKHLQFVSGMKPITYWLGNFAWDMCNYLVPALLVILIFLCFQQESYVSSANLPSLVLLLLLYGWSITPLMYPASFLFSIPSTAYVALTCINLFIGINGSVATFVLELFVDQNLNDINRVLKKVFLIFPHFCLGRGLIDMVKNQAMADAFERFGDKRFVSPLSWDLAGKNMFAMAIEGIVFFLFTLLLQYHRFFLRLGPRALELPSLGDEDRDVARERARVGSIPPHGHLLLLKDLTKVYRRRKAPAVDRLCVAIPPGECFGLLGVNGAGKTSTFKMLTGDTEVTLGEAWLKGHSVLTDLQSVHQHMGYCPQFDAITDLLTGREHLEFYSRLRGIPEEETPRAAQWGIAALGLGPHADRPAGKYSGGNKRKLSTAIALLGCPPVVFLDEPTTGMDPQARRFLWERILGVIRDGRSVVLTSHSMEECEALCTRMAIMVNGRFRCLGSVQHLKNRFGDGYTVVVRAGGPGPAAVQTLLQQHFPGIVLREQHGGLLQYHLPARVTSLATVFSLLAAHRGPCHIEDYSVSQTTLDQVFMHFAQEQGDGDAEEVTAPGQDAAPSPGRRLSRFLEDDSYQESAV, encoded by the exons ATGGCCGTGGGcacccagctggggctgctgctctggaagaaCTTCACCTACCGCCGACGGCAGCGG ATCCAGCTGGCTATCGAGATCCTGTGgcccctcttcctcttccttatCTTGATCTCAGTGCGGCGATCACACCCACCCTTCAAACAGCACGAGT GCCACTTTCCCAACAAGGCGCTGCCGTCTGCGGggaccctgccctggctgcagggcatCATCTGCAACATGAACAACCCCTGCTTCCGGCACGCCACGGCGGGAGAGGCCCCTGGCGTGGTGGGCAACTTCGACGGCTCCAT CGTCTCCCGTCTCCTGACCGAAGCCCGGCAGGTCCTGCTCCGCGGGCACGGGCAGCGGCTACTGCGCAGCTTCGCCCGGCTCCTGCCCGCCCTGCGCCGGCTCCGGGACAGCGGGAACCAGCGGAGGG ctctgccggTGAGGGAGTACTTGAGAGAGAACGAGACCTTCTCCCGGTTCCTGCGGACCAACACGTCTCTGCCCCCCGCGCTGGTGGATGAGCTGATGGGGGCTCGGCTCAGCCCCCGCATC TTCTCCCTGGCGAGCATTCGCCTCCCGCTAAAGGCCCTGGTCTGCAACGCCTCGGTCCTGGGGGGGTTCCTGGTGGGCGGCGGCGCCGACTCcacccagagcctgcagcaagGACTCTGCGcgctgcccagctcccagctccgTGCCATGGAGggctccttcctctcccagaTGGACTTCCCACGACTCCTGACG GAACAGCTGAGCTCAGAGTGGGGCGGGATCGCTGGCACGGTGGAAGCTTTGGGCAGCTTCCTGCGGGATGCAGCATCCCTGATGGAGGAG GTCTCCTCCATGACCAGCCTGGCCGAGCTGCGTCAGGAGATTGTGGGGCTGAGGGCCCCCAACACCAGCACGGACAACTTCACAGCCCTGTCACGCATCGCCTGTGGCCACCCCGAGGGCGGGGGGCTCAGGATCCCCTCCCTCAACTGGTACGAGGACAATGATGTCAAAGCCTTCCTGGACCGGAACAGCTCGGAGCAGAGACCCGTGGCCTCAGGCAGCACCA gtcccttctGCCGGGAGCTGCTCCGCAGCCTGGAGTCCAGCCCCCTCTCACAGATCTTCTGGCGGGGGATCAAGCCCCTCTTTGTGGGGAAGATCCTGTACACCCCACCTGGGCCTGGCCCCGACAGTGTCATGGCTGAG GTGAATCGGACCTTCCGGGAGCTGGCGGTGCTGGGGGAGTTGGGGGGtgcctggcaggagctgggaccCCGAATCTACACCCTCCTCAACAGCAGCCTGGAGATGCAGGTGCTCCAG gacctgctgctggccccgagcacagcccagctcctggatgGATTCCTCAACGGCACCTCCTGGAAGCTGCCGGAGCTGGTCACATTCCTGACGGGGCCAGCGGGGGGACCAGGCCTCACCTGGCACCAGGTGTACGCTGATGTGGACGCAGTCCTGAGCACGCTGTCACAGTTCATGGAG TGTGTCTGCCTGGACAAGATCGAGGCAGTGGCCACCGAGGAGCAGCTGGTAGCCcgagccctggagctgctggaggagcagcagtttTGGGCAGCAGTGGTCTTCCAGCCCCCCATCAATGCCACAGCCCCTGGACTGCCACCCCACGTCCGCTACAAAATCCGCATGGACATTGACGACGTCACGAGAACCAACAAGATCAAGGACAG GTTTTGGGACCCAGGCCCCGCAGCTGACCCCTTCAGTGACCTGCGCTACGTCTGGGGGGGCTTCGTCTACATCCAGGACCTGGTGGAGCAGGCGGTGGTGCGGGTGCAGACTGGGGCTGCCCCACGGACAGGGGTCTACGTCCAGCAGATGCCCTACCCCTGCTACGTGGATGATGT GTTCTTGAGGGTCCTGAACCGCTCGCTGCCTCTCTTCATGACACTGGCCTGGATCTACTCAGTGGCCATGATCATCAAGGGGGTGGTGCACGAGAAGGAGACACGTCTCAAGGAGACCATGAAGACCATGGGGCTGAGCAGCGGGATCCTCTGGCTCAGCTGGTTCCTCAGCAGCTTCATCCCcttcctcctcagctctgccctccttGTCCTCATCCTTAAG CTGGGAAACATCCTGCCCTACAGCGACCCAGCagtcatcttcctcttcctcagcacCTTCTCAGTGGCCACCATCAGCCAGTGTTTCCTCATCAGCACCTTCTTCCCCCGTGCCAACCTGGCCTCGGCGTGCGGTGGCATCATTTACTTCTCGCTGTACCTGCCCTACGTGCTGTGCGTCGCCTGGCGCGACTACATCACCTTCCCAATCCGTGTCCTTGTG AGCCTGCTGTCCCCCGTGGCCTTCGGCTTCGGCTGCGAATACTTCTCCCTCTACGAGGAGCAGGGGGTGGGCATCCAGTGGCACAACCTGGCTGCCAGCCCCGTGCCCGGAGACCTGTACAGCTTCGCTGCGGccgtggggctgctgctgctggacgCTGTCCTCTACGGCCTGGCCACCTGGTACCTCGAGGGTGTCTTCCCAG GTCAGTACGGGATCCCCAAGCCCTGGAATTTCCCCTTCCTGAAGAGCTACTGGTTTGGAGAGTCACCCTCATGTGGGCACTCCCTGTACCACACCAGCCCCCACACTGCACCCCAGG TGCTGGTGGAGGAGCCGCCTGCCAACCTCCAGCCCGGCGTCTCCATCCGCAACCTGGTGAAGGTCTATGGCAGCAGCGGCCGTGCGGCTGTCAACGGGCTGAGCCTGGACTTCTACGAGGGGCAGATCACATCCTTCCTGGGCCACAATGGCGCTGGAAAGACCACCACCAT GTCCATCCTGACTGGCCTCCTGCCCCCCACCTCGGGCACTGCCTATATCCTGGGCTGGGACATCCGCTCCGACATCGACAGCATCCGCAAATCCATGGGGATGTGTCCCCAGCACAACGTGCTCTTTGACAT cctgACGGTGGAGGAGCACGTCTGGTTCTACGGGCGGCTGAAGGGGCTCTCGGAGCAGCaggtgcaggaggagatggagcagctgctgcaggacacgGGGCTGCCCCACAAGCGCCGGGAGCAGACCAGGAACCTCTCGG GAGGGATGCAGCGGAAGCTCTCGGTGGCCATCGCCTTCGTGGGCGGCTCCCGGGTGGTCATCCTGGATGAGCCCACGGCCGGCGTCGACCCCTTCTCCCGCCGCAGcatctgggagctgctgctcaagTACCGCAAAG GCCGCACCATCATCCTGTCCACCCACTACATGGACGAGGCGGAGCTCCTGGGGGACCGCACGGCCATCATCTCACAGGGCCGGCTCTGCTGCTGCGGGTCCCCCCTCTTCCTCAAGGCCAGGCTTGGCACCGGGTACCACCTCACCCTGGTGAAGCGGGAGAGGAGCGGGACAGGCAACGCTGGCACTGTCCCTGGTGTCGCCAAAAAG GACGGCAGTGACTCGGAGCACAGCAGCGACACAGGCCTGGGCAGCGAGCGGGGCAGCGACACCAGCGCCGTGG ATGTGGCCCAGCTGTCGGCGCTGATCCAGAAGCTGGTCCCTGGCTCCCGGCTGGTGGAGGACATCGGGCACGAGGTGCTCTTCGTCCTGCCCTACAGCGGGGCCAGGGATGGGGCCTTCGGGGAGCTGTTCCGCGAGCTGGACGCACGcctgggggaactgggggtcTCCAGCTACGGCATCTCTGACACCACCCTGGAAGAG ATATTCCTGAAGGTGGCCGAGGACACAGCGCTGGACACTGACACCACAG GCACCATGAAAGGAGCAGTCCGTGGCGAGATGGGGGATGGGGATGTGGCCGATGGAGAGATGG CGGAGGAGCCCCGGGAGACGGACCTGctgcggggggcggcggggcaggCCTGCGGCAGGGTGCGGGGCTGGGCGCTCACCTGCCGCCAGCTCCGCGCTCTCTTCACCAAGAGGATGCTCCACGCTCGGCGCAGCACCCGCGGATTCTTCGCGCAG ATCGTCCTCCCCGCCGTCTTCGTCTGCATCGCGCTGCTCTTCAGCCTCATCGTGCCGCCCTTCGGGAGGTACCCGCCGCTGCAACTCCAGCCCTGGATGTACGGGCAGCAGTTCACCTTTttcag CAACGACGCCCCGGGAGACCCCGACACGGCCCGGCTGCTGGAGGCGCTCCTGGCCGAGCCCGGCTTCGGCACCAAGTGCATGAAGGAAGAGGGGAAGGC gacagggctgtgcccaCCAGCCTCCCACCCCGAGGGCTTCTCGGCCCCCTCGGCgcccccatccctgctggaagtgctgcagcGTGGGAACTGGACACGGGCCCAGCCATCCCCCCCGTGTCAGTGCAGTGGGCCGGGGGCACACAGGATGCTGCCTGAGTGTCCTGAGGGGGCCGGGGGGCTCCCACCACCCCAG GTGCagaggggcacaggggacatCCTTCAGAACCTGACGGGCAGGAACATCTCTGACTACCTGGTGAAGACCTATCCCCAGATCATCCGTCAGGA GCTGAGGAACAAGAAGTGGGTGAATGAGCAGAG GTACGGTGGCTTCTCCCTGGGTGCCGGCAGCTCCCAGGCCCTGCCGTCAGCAGCAGAGGTGGatcaggcagtgctggagctccGGGCGCTGCTCAACATCACCCTG GGCAGCCCCTCGGATCGGCTCCTGGCCAACCTCAGCCGCTTCATCGAGGGTTTGGATGCCCGCAGGAATATCAAG GTCTGGTTCAACAACAAGGGCTGGCACGCCATGGTCTCCTTCCTCAACGTGGCCAGCAATGGGCTGCTGCGAGCCCGGCTGCCCCCCGGCACCGACCCCGCGCGCTTCGGCATCACGGCCACCAACCACCCCCTCAACCTCACCAAGGAGCAGCTCTCCGAGGCCGCCCT GATGGCCACCTCTGTGGACGTGCTGGTCTCCATCTGCGTGATCTTCGCCATGTCCTTCGTCCCGGCCAGCTTCGTCGTCTTCCTCATTGAGGAGCGGGTCAGCAAGGCCAAGCACCTTCAGTTTGTCAGCGGGATGAAGCCCATCACCTACTGGCTGGGCAACTTCGCCTGGGACatg TGCAACTACCTggtcccagcactgctggtcatcctcatcttcctctgcttccagcaggaATCCTACGTGTCCTCGGCCAACCTGccctccctggtgctgctgctgctgctctacGG ATGGTCCATCACCCCCCTGATGtatccagcctccttcctcttCAGCATCCCCAGCACCGCCTACGTGGCCCTGACCTGCATCAACCTCTTCATCGGCATCAACGGCAGCGTGGCCACCTTTGTGCTGGAGCTCTTCGTGGACCAG AACCTCAATGACATCAACCGTGTCCTGAAGAAGGTTTTCCTCATCTTCCCCCACTTCTGCTTGGGCCGAGGCCTCATTGACATGGTGAAGAACCAGGCAATGGCTGATGCCTTTGAGAGGTTTG GGGACAAGCGCTTCGTGTCCCCCCTGTCCTGGGACCTGGCAGGGAAGAACATGTTTGCCATGGCCATCGAGGGCATCGTCTTCTTCCTCTTCACCCTCCTGCTGCAGTACCACCGCTTCTTCCTGCGCCTGGG CCCAcgggctctggagctgccctcGCTGGGAGATGAGGACAGGGACGTGGCCAGGGAGCGGGCGAGGGTGGGCAGCATCCCCCCACACGGCCACCTCCTGCTTCTGAAGGACCTGACCAAG GTGTACCGGCGCAGGAAGGCTCCGGCCGTGGACCGGCTCTGCGTGGCCATCCCCCCCGGagag TGCTTTGGCCTCCTGGGGGTGAATGGGGCCGGGAAAACGTCCACCTTCAAGATGCtgacaggggacacagaggtGACGCTGGGGGAGGCCTGGTTGAAGGGGCACAG TGTGCTCACCGACCTCCAGTCTGTCCACCAGCACATGGGTTACTGTCCCCAGTTTGACGCCATCACGGACCTGCTGACAGGGCGGGAGCACCTGGAGTTCTACAGCCGCCTGCGTGGGATCCCGGAGGAGGAGACCCCCAGG GCGGCTCAGTGGGGCATcgctgctctggggctgggccCGCACGCGGACCGGCCGGCGGGCAAGTACAGCGGCGGCAACAAACGCAAGCTCTCCACGGCCATCGCCCTCCTCGGCTGTCCCCCTGTGGTTTTCCTG GATGAGCCCACAACGGGGATGGACCCACAAGCGCGGAGGTTCCTGTGGGAGCGCATCCTTGGCGTTATCCGGGACGGCCGGTCCGTGGTGCTCACGTCCCACAG CATGGAGGAGTGTGAGGCGCTCTGCACCAGGATGGCCATCATGGTCAACGGCCGCTTCCGCTGCCTGGGCAGCGTCCAGCACCTCAAGAACAG gtTTGGGGACGGGTACACGGTGGTGGTGCGGGCGGGGGGCCCTGGCCCAGCGGCGGTGCagaccctgctgcagcagcacttcccCGGCATCGTGCTGCGGGAGCAGCACGGGGGGCTGCTGCAGTACCACCTGCCTGCCCGTGTCACCTCCCTGGCCACCGTCTTCAGCCTTCTGGCCGCCCACCGTGGCCCCTGCCACATAGAGGACTACTCCGTGTCCCAGACCACGCTGGACCAG gTCTTCATGCACTTTGCCCAGGAGCAGGGCGATGGTGACGCCGAGGAGgtcacagccccagggcaggatgctgcccccagccccgggaggaggctgagcaggTTCCTGGAGGACGACAGCTACCAGGAGAGCGCTGTCTGA